The following proteins come from a genomic window of Thiothrix unzii:
- a CDS encoding NAD(P)/FAD-dependent oxidoreductase gives MTNVNRRQFLKALSAGGLVLLSGISTRSWGANANVVIIGGGTAGATAAKYLKLADPSINVTLIEKNAHYYTCYMSNEVLGGGRTLDSLKFGYAGLERRGITVVQAEVTAIDAVAKFVQTTAGNFPYDRCIVAPGIDYRYETIENYSADVAQQIPHAWKAGEQTTLLRSQLEAMPNGGTFVMVAPPNPYRCPPAPYERASQVASYFKKHKPNSKVLILDPKTSFTKQALFEEGWMQLYGYGNDGDMIEWASGGTNAVVSLDVATKTVTTAGGERIAASVLNIIPAQKAGALAFSAGLTDSSGWCPVAVASFESTLHDNIHVIGDACIANPLPKSGFAANSEAKACALAVAALLNGREPGRTSFSNGCYSLVGDDYAISVVGIYRLSANGTTIESVPNAGGTSPLAAAEEERLIDVQYAYSWYNNFTQDVFF, from the coding sequence ATGACAAACGTAAACCGTCGACAGTTTTTGAAAGCCCTGAGTGCGGGTGGTTTGGTTTTGCTATCCGGCATTTCGACTCGTAGCTGGGGTGCAAATGCTAATGTGGTGATTATCGGTGGCGGTACGGCTGGTGCAACGGCTGCCAAGTACCTGAAACTCGCCGACCCTAGCATCAACGTTACCCTGATCGAAAAAAATGCACACTACTACACCTGTTACATGAGTAACGAAGTGTTGGGTGGCGGGCGCACTTTAGACTCGCTGAAATTCGGTTACGCGGGCTTGGAAAGACGCGGTATTACCGTGGTGCAAGCCGAAGTCACCGCCATTGATGCTGTGGCTAAATTCGTGCAAACCACTGCTGGTAACTTCCCCTATGATCGCTGCATTGTCGCACCGGGGATCGACTACCGTTACGAAACCATTGAAAATTACAGCGCGGATGTGGCGCAACAGATTCCGCACGCATGGAAAGCAGGTGAGCAAACCACCTTGCTGCGTTCCCAGCTTGAAGCCATGCCTAACGGCGGCACATTCGTAATGGTTGCACCACCCAATCCTTACCGTTGCCCGCCCGCGCCGTATGAACGTGCCAGCCAAGTTGCCAGTTATTTCAAAAAGCACAAGCCCAACAGCAAAGTGTTGATTCTTGATCCGAAAACCAGCTTTACCAAGCAAGCTTTGTTTGAAGAGGGCTGGATGCAGTTGTACGGTTACGGCAATGACGGTGACATGATTGAATGGGCATCGGGCGGAACCAATGCCGTCGTGAGTTTGGATGTTGCCACGAAAACCGTTACAACCGCAGGTGGCGAACGAATTGCAGCCAGCGTGTTGAACATTATCCCGGCACAAAAAGCGGGTGCGTTGGCGTTCAGTGCTGGATTAACCGATAGCAGTGGCTGGTGTCCGGTTGCCGTTGCTAGCTTTGAATCCACCTTGCATGACAATATTCACGTCATTGGTGATGCGTGTATTGCTAATCCGTTGCCCAAATCAGGTTTCGCCGCGAATTCGGAAGCCAAAGCCTGCGCCTTAGCCGTAGCAGCGTTATTGAACGGGCGCGAACCGGGCAGAACCTCGTTTTCCAACGGTTGTTACAGTTTAGTGGGCGATGATTACGCGATTTCCGTGGTTGGCATTTATCGGCTATCTGCTAACGGCACAACGATTGAAAGTGTACCGAATGCAGGCGGCACATCACCCTTAGCAGCGGCAGAAGAAGAACGTTTAATCGACGTGCAATACGCTTACAGTTGGTACAACAACTTTACGCAGGATGTGTTCTTTTAA
- the mog gene encoding molybdopterin adenylyltransferase, with the protein MSQIKIGIVTASDRASAGVYADISGQAILDTLKAYLVSAFEPVYRCIPDDQQGIEQVLMELADHEGCCLIVTTGGTGPALRDVTPEATENVCEKMLPGFGELMRQVSLQYVPTAILSRQTAGIRGKSLILNLPGKPASIRQCLDAVFPAIPYCIDLIEGPYLECDPQVIKAFRPKSS; encoded by the coding sequence ATGTCACAGATTAAAATCGGGATTGTAACGGCATCCGACCGCGCGAGTGCGGGGGTTTATGCGGATATTTCAGGGCAGGCTATTTTAGATACCTTGAAAGCGTATTTGGTGTCGGCATTTGAACCCGTTTACCGTTGCATCCCGGATGATCAGCAAGGCATTGAGCAAGTGCTAATGGAACTGGCGGATCACGAAGGCTGTTGTTTAATCGTGACTACCGGCGGCACGGGGCCTGCATTGCGTGATGTAACACCCGAAGCTACCGAAAATGTTTGTGAAAAAATGTTGCCGGGGTTTGGCGAGTTAATGCGTCAAGTGAGTTTGCAGTACGTGCCAACCGCGATTTTATCACGCCAAACAGCGGGTATTCGTGGTAAGTCTTTGATTTTAAATTTACCGGGTAAGCCTGCTTCGATTCGGCAGTGCCTGGATGCGGTGTTTCCGGCGATACCTTATTGCATTGATTTGATTGAAGGGCCGTACCTTGAGTGCGATCCTCAGGTAATTAAGGCATTTCGTCCTAAATCGTCTTGA
- the rlmD gene encoding 23S rRNA (uracil(1939)-C(5))-methyltransferase RlmD encodes MSRSRKPRGVKNSPLVETTIESLTLDGQGVAHIDGKTVFIDGALPGETVAFRYTSYKAKHDEGKVETVLTPSPERVEPRCEHFGVCGACSWQHISLEGQIRHKQQAMLNNLKYIGKVEPETVLEPLTAEGWAYRRKARLGARWVRKKEKALVGFREKEGGFLAELNRCEILHPSIGEHLTDFQALVGGMEARETIPQIEVAVGDNATALVVRHMEPLSDTDTQKLIDFAREGDYQLYLQPKGPETVHCIYPENPTLYYEHPQFNTKVGFVPLDFFQVNQPLNRKMVARALELLAPEPTDTVLDLFCGLGNFTLPLARHAAQVIGVEGDMAMVERARAAAHANGIHNTDYYACNLMGEDLHREPWLKKHRYDKILLDPPRAGAKEIIEHIGKLKAGRIVYISCDPATLARDAGELVNTHGYRLVSAGVMDMFPHTSHVESIAVFEK; translated from the coding sequence ATGAGTCGCAGCAGAAAACCCCGTGGCGTAAAAAACAGCCCACTTGTCGAAACCACTATCGAATCCCTCACGCTTGACGGTCAGGGTGTCGCCCACATTGACGGCAAAACCGTATTCATTGACGGTGCGTTGCCGGGTGAAACCGTCGCTTTTCGCTACACCTCTTACAAAGCTAAACACGACGAAGGTAAGGTCGAAACCGTCCTTACGCCATCACCAGAACGGGTAGAGCCGCGCTGCGAACATTTCGGCGTATGCGGTGCGTGTAGCTGGCAACACATTTCGCTGGAAGGGCAGATTCGCCACAAACAGCAAGCCATGCTCAATAATCTTAAATACATCGGCAAAGTCGAACCTGAAACAGTGCTTGAACCTTTGACCGCTGAAGGGTGGGCATACCGTCGTAAAGCCCGTTTGGGTGCGCGTTGGGTGCGTAAGAAAGAGAAAGCGTTGGTGGGGTTCCGCGAAAAAGAAGGTGGTTTCCTCGCAGAACTCAACCGTTGCGAAATTTTACACCCTAGCATCGGCGAACATCTCACTGATTTTCAAGCTTTAGTGGGTGGCATGGAGGCGCGTGAAACCATTCCGCAGATCGAAGTGGCAGTGGGTGATAATGCCACTGCGCTGGTGGTGCGTCACATGGAACCCTTGTCTGACACAGACACGCAAAAATTAATCGACTTTGCCCGTGAAGGGGATTATCAGCTTTATTTGCAGCCTAAAGGCCCTGAAACGGTTCACTGCATTTATCCTGAAAACCCGACGTTGTATTACGAACATCCGCAGTTCAATACCAAAGTAGGTTTTGTCCCGCTCGACTTTTTCCAAGTTAATCAACCGCTCAACCGTAAAATGGTAGCGCGTGCCTTGGAATTGCTTGCACCTGAACCCACCGATACGGTACTAGATTTATTCTGTGGCTTGGGCAATTTTACTTTGCCATTGGCGCGTCATGCCGCGCAAGTGATTGGTGTGGAAGGCGATATGGCGATGGTGGAACGCGCTCGTGCGGCGGCGCACGCCAACGGCATTCACAACACCGATTACTACGCTTGCAACCTGATGGGCGAGGATTTACACCGCGAACCTTGGCTGAAAAAACACCGTTACGACAAGATTTTACTTGATCCACCGCGTGCGGGCGCGAAAGAAATCATTGAGCATATCGGCAAGCTCAAAGCGGGACGCATTGTGTATATTTCCTGCGATCCGGCAACTTTAGCGCGTGACGCGGGTGAATTGGTGAATACGCACGGCTATCGCTTAGTGAGTGCAGGGGTGATGGATATGTTTCCGCATACATCGCACGTTGAATCTATTGCGGTGTTTGAGAAATAG
- the ligA gene encoding NAD-dependent DNA ligase LigA translates to MSDMQTQLEKLRQQLRYHNHLYYVLDDPQIPDVEYDRLFRELQALETAHPELITPDSPTQRVGAAPLTEFGEIKHAIPMLSLGNVFSDEELLAFDKRIHDRLKSDTETEFVAEPKLDGLAISILYENGVFTRAATRGDGETGEDVTHNVRTIASVPLRLLGEGYPSVLEVRGEIYMPKAGFEAFNAKMRALGEKTFVNPRNAAAGSLRQLDPRLTAQRPLDIFCYAVGLVEDGTVPDTHYAILQQFRAWGLRVCPDIRIVQGAEGCLDYFREIGARRNSLPYDIDGVVYKVNSIATQQELGFISRAPRWAIAHKFPAQEEITELEGVDFQVGRTGALTPVARLKPVFVGGVTVSNATLHNMDEIERKDVRIGDFVIVRRAGDVIPEVASVILERRPAGAAPIVMPTHCPVCGSEVQRPEGEAVARCSGGLYCPAQVKEAIKHFASRKALNIDGLGDKMVEQLFDAGLIRHVDDLYSLDVEAVAALERMGKKSAENLIAALESSKSTTLERFIYALGIRNAGEGTAKGLARYFGSLEAIQAANEETLKLVPDIGVIVAANVAQFFAEAHNRDTIQHLRDLGVHWPNYEAKPAEALPLAGKTYVITGTLSRAREDIKADLEALGAKVSGSVSKKTTALIAGENAGSKLTKAQELGVEILGEDTLSVLLCQS, encoded by the coding sequence ATGTCAGACATGCAAACGCAACTCGAAAAACTACGTCAACAACTGCGTTATCACAATCATTTGTACTACGTACTGGATGACCCACAAATCCCCGATGTGGAATACGACCGCTTGTTCCGCGAGTTACAAGCACTCGAAACTGCACACCCAGAACTGATCACCCCCGATTCGCCCACGCAGCGCGTCGGGGCAGCACCACTCACCGAATTTGGCGAAATCAAACACGCCATTCCGATGCTGTCTTTGGGCAACGTGTTCAGCGATGAAGAATTGCTGGCATTCGACAAACGCATTCACGACCGCCTCAAATCCGACACGGAAACCGAATTCGTTGCCGAACCCAAGCTCGACGGTTTGGCGATCAGCATCCTCTACGAAAACGGTGTATTCACCCGCGCTGCCACCCGTGGCGATGGCGAAACCGGCGAAGATGTGACCCACAATGTGCGTACCATTGCCTCTGTGCCCTTGCGCTTGTTGGGTGAAGGCTACCCGTCGGTGTTGGAAGTGCGCGGCGAAATCTACATGCCCAAAGCCGGGTTTGAAGCCTTCAACGCCAAAATGCGGGCATTGGGTGAAAAAACCTTCGTTAACCCGCGTAATGCCGCAGCAGGCAGTTTGCGCCAACTCGATCCGCGCCTGACTGCGCAACGTCCGTTGGATATTTTTTGCTACGCGGTAGGCTTGGTGGAAGACGGCACAGTGCCGGATACTCATTACGCCATCCTGCAACAATTCCGTGCGTGGGGTTTGCGGGTGTGCCCTGATATTCGCATCGTGCAAGGTGCAGAAGGCTGTCTGGACTATTTCCGCGAGATTGGTGCACGGCGTAACAGCTTGCCCTACGACATCGACGGCGTAGTGTACAAAGTCAACAGCATTGCCACCCAACAAGAACTCGGTTTTATCAGCCGTGCGCCGCGTTGGGCAATCGCGCATAAATTTCCCGCGCAAGAAGAAATCACCGAACTCGAAGGTGTTGATTTCCAAGTCGGGCGTACTGGCGCACTCACCCCCGTTGCCCGTCTCAAACCCGTATTCGTCGGCGGCGTGACCGTCAGCAATGCGACCCTGCACAATATGGATGAAATCGAGCGCAAAGACGTGCGTATCGGCGATTTCGTGATCGTGCGCAGGGCAGGGGACGTGATTCCCGAAGTTGCCAGCGTGATCCTCGAACGCCGTCCCGCAGGTGCTGCACCGATAGTCATGCCCACGCATTGCCCCGTGTGCGGCTCAGAGGTGCAACGTCCCGAAGGTGAAGCCGTGGCCCGCTGTAGCGGCGGTTTGTATTGCCCCGCGCAAGTTAAAGAAGCCATCAAACATTTCGCCTCGCGCAAAGCCCTGAATATCGACGGTTTAGGCGACAAAATGGTGGAACAACTGTTTGATGCCGGTTTGATCCGCCACGTTGATGACCTCTACAGTCTGGATGTGGAAGCCGTCGCCGCGTTGGAGCGCATGGGCAAGAAATCCGCCGAAAACCTCATTGCCGCCCTCGAAAGCAGCAAATCTACCACGCTGGAACGCTTTATTTACGCGCTAGGCATCCGCAATGCAGGCGAAGGCACTGCAAAAGGTTTGGCACGCTATTTCGGCTCATTGGAAGCGATTCAAGCTGCGAATGAAGAAACGCTGAAACTAGTGCCGGACATTGGTGTGATTGTGGCGGCGAATGTTGCCCAGTTTTTCGCAGAAGCACACAACCGCGATACCATCCAGCACTTGCGCGATTTGGGTGTACATTGGCCGAACTACGAAGCCAAACCTGCCGAAGCTTTGCCATTAGCGGGCAAGACTTACGTGATTACCGGTACACTCAGTCGGGCACGGGAAGACATTAAAGCCGATCTGGAAGCGTTAGGGGCGAAAGTGTCTGGTAGCGTTTCCAAGAAAACCACGGCATTGATTGCGGGTGAGAATGCCGGTTCAAAGTTAACTAAAGCGCAAGAGTTGGGTGTGGAAATCTTGGGAGAAGACACTTTATCCGTTCTTTTGTGCCAATCGTAA
- a CDS encoding DUF1501 domain-containing protein, whose amino-acid sequence MNRRNFLKTLGAVGFATSLPWVSNSVQAANLHTGKILLTLNLGGGWDHSSFSDPRNNPLVNRWASTQVAGEAGNLRYAPMAENAAFFDKYQRYMLVVNGIDIQTNGHEAAERNRNTGNLMQGYPSLNELYAAVAAPTVPMPFVRDGGFSETAGIMPFTVLPDETLLRTLANPNYYDATRSYYANSHVSTLQRFRDERLQAQVSQPNNLPRWQEKLDELQRARAGTGDMNLLGTVLSGTLDRNDLQGQARNGIQNMHLFLTLAAAGMTATGCFSTGGFDTHGNHDTNHANALINTTRLLDYLWTKAEGMGLADRLVVHVTSDVGRTPSYNAGNGKDHWSLGSDIIMAKNALWANRIVGISGATHEKRAINPNTLQLSESGVQLQPRHVQAELRKLLGIDTHALAQRYDLKAESMALFNPAVSSGITV is encoded by the coding sequence ATGAACAGACGCAACTTTTTAAAGACGCTGGGTGCTGTCGGGTTTGCTACCTCACTGCCGTGGGTGAGCAACAGTGTACAGGCGGCGAATTTGCATACCGGGAAAATCCTGTTAACCCTGAATCTTGGTGGGGGATGGGATCACAGCTCGTTTTCCGACCCGCGTAATAACCCGCTGGTTAATCGCTGGGCAAGCACGCAGGTGGCAGGTGAAGCGGGTAATTTACGCTATGCACCCATGGCGGAAAACGCGGCATTTTTTGATAAATACCAGCGTTACATGTTGGTGGTGAATGGCATTGACATTCAAACTAACGGACATGAAGCGGCGGAACGCAATCGCAATACCGGCAATTTGATGCAAGGTTATCCGTCCTTGAACGAGTTGTACGCTGCGGTGGCAGCACCGACCGTACCTATGCCGTTTGTGCGTGATGGCGGTTTTTCGGAAACCGCCGGGATCATGCCATTCACGGTATTGCCGGATGAAACCTTGCTGCGTACCTTGGCAAATCCTAATTACTACGATGCGACGCGCAGTTATTACGCGAATTCGCACGTCAGTACCCTACAGCGTTTTCGCGACGAACGTTTGCAAGCGCAAGTAAGCCAGCCCAATAACCTCCCACGTTGGCAGGAAAAGCTCGATGAACTGCAACGCGCTCGCGCTGGTACGGGCGATATGAATTTGTTGGGAACGGTTTTGTCCGGCACGCTTGACCGCAACGATTTACAAGGGCAGGCGCGTAATGGCATTCAAAACATGCACCTGTTTTTGACCTTGGCAGCGGCAGGCATGACTGCAACCGGGTGTTTCAGCACAGGGGGGTTTGATACGCACGGCAACCACGACACTAACCATGCGAATGCGTTGATCAATACCACGCGCTTGCTGGATTATTTGTGGACAAAGGCTGAAGGCATGGGTCTAGCGGATCGTTTGGTAGTGCATGTCACTTCTGATGTGGGGCGCACTCCTAGTTACAATGCTGGTAACGGTAAAGACCACTGGTCATTGGGCAGTGACATTATCATGGCGAAAAACGCACTTTGGGCAAATCGCATCGTTGGCATCAGCGGCGCGACTCATGAAAAACGGGCGATTAACCCGAATACTCTGCAATTGAGTGAATCCGGGGTGCAATTGCAACCGCGTCACGTGCAGGCAGAGTTGCGCAAACTCCTCGGCATCGACACCCACGCACTTGCGCAACGCTACGACCTGAAAGCCGAAAGCATGGCATTATTCAACCCCGCAGTATCCAGCGGCATCACGGTTTAG
- the htpX gene encoding protease HtpX, with product MMRVLLLVLTNVAVMAVLFLTMNIIGAVFGIDMSAGSTGAILTVAIVVGFGGSFISLLMSKWMAKRSMGVQIIENPQTAQERWLVETVRRQAERSGIGMPEVGIFYSPDPNAFATGANRNNALVAVSQGLLDTMTADEVEAVLGHEIGHVANGDMVTQTLLQGVLNTFVMIFARLIGLAIDRFFSGSSDEESSSPGWGYFIGSMIAEILLSFVATAIVMWFSRYREFKADIAGADLAGRQKMINALKRLQGAHATEDLPGEMAAFGIAGGLGTGLRKIFMTHPPLEERIAALENMR from the coding sequence ATGATGCGAGTACTTTTGTTGGTGTTGACCAACGTGGCTGTAATGGCGGTGTTGTTCCTTACCATGAATATTATCGGTGCAGTTTTTGGCATTGATATGAGCGCGGGCAGCACCGGAGCTATTTTGACGGTAGCTATCGTGGTGGGTTTTGGCGGTTCCTTCATCAGTTTGCTGATGTCTAAGTGGATGGCAAAGCGCAGCATGGGCGTGCAAATTATTGAAAATCCACAAACCGCACAAGAACGTTGGTTGGTGGAAACCGTGCGTCGCCAAGCGGAACGTTCCGGTATTGGTATGCCGGAAGTGGGTATTTTCTATTCGCCAGACCCCAATGCGTTTGCAACCGGAGCTAACCGCAATAATGCCTTGGTAGCGGTGAGCCAAGGCTTGCTGGACACCATGACGGCGGATGAAGTGGAAGCGGTATTAGGCCATGAAATTGGGCACGTTGCTAACGGTGACATGGTGACGCAAACCTTGTTGCAAGGCGTATTGAATACGTTTGTAATGATTTTTGCGCGTTTGATCGGTTTAGCGATTGATCGTTTCTTCAGTGGTAGCAGTGATGAGGAAAGCAGCAGTCCGGGTTGGGGTTATTTTATTGGCTCCATGATTGCGGAAATCCTGTTGAGCTTTGTAGCAACCGCGATTGTGATGTGGTTCTCACGCTACCGTGAATTTAAGGCGGATATTGCCGGTGCTGATTTGGCAGGTCGTCAAAAGATGATTAACGCCCTTAAGCGGTTGCAAGGTGCTCATGCGACTGAAGATTTGCCGGGTGAAATGGCAGCGTTTGGTATTGCGGGTGGCTTGGGAACCGGTTTGCGTAAAATCTTTATGACGCACCCGCCGTTGGAAGAGCGTATTGCCGCGCTGGAAAACATGCGTTAA
- a CDS encoding RNA-binding domain-containing protein, which translates to MNLIHQIHQGESKTLELKRQLPRHEQIAQTAVAFANTSGGKLIIGVDDHRKIAGVAETDIFTLQDQITSIILDRCYPPLLPEIYTSNINGKLVLVVEIFRGNLMPYYLKAEGKNNGTYLRIGACNRKAELLQLVELERQRINQSFDEEICPEFRLQELDLTPLQIRFAAKGKPLDDEKLKNLKLVRQDQGHLFPTQGLLILLGKLPHVTTKCARFKGTDMSLFLDRKEYTGDLFSQLEQAEAFIKNHINLRGEIKGLQRTDTYELPEAALREALTNALIHRDYTNQGRDIKVGIYDDIVNIVSPGGFPRTLTADGLREGRSEIRNRVIARVFKELGYIEQWGTGLQRIKKTCLDHGLQEPRIREISDSIDIEFQRPRVSGISEVPDTAGYRRILTSKNP; encoded by the coding sequence ATGAATCTCATCCATCAAATTCATCAAGGTGAAAGCAAAACGCTGGAGTTAAAACGCCAGCTTCCACGTCATGAGCAAATTGCTCAGACGGCGGTAGCGTTTGCGAACACGAGTGGTGGCAAGCTGATAATCGGCGTGGATGATCATCGTAAAATTGCGGGTGTTGCTGAAACGGATATTTTTACCCTGCAAGACCAGATTACCAGTATTATTCTTGACCGTTGTTATCCGCCTTTATTGCCGGAGATTTACACTAGTAATATCAATGGTAAATTGGTGTTGGTTGTTGAGATTTTTCGTGGCAATTTAATGCCTTACTACCTTAAAGCCGAAGGTAAAAATAACGGTACATACCTACGTATCGGTGCTTGCAACCGTAAGGCTGAATTGTTGCAATTGGTTGAATTAGAACGTCAACGTATCAATCAAAGTTTTGATGAAGAGATTTGCCCTGAGTTTCGGCTACAAGAACTGGATTTAACCCCATTGCAAATCCGCTTTGCTGCCAAAGGTAAACCGCTGGATGATGAAAAGCTCAAAAATTTGAAGCTTGTCCGCCAAGACCAGGGGCATTTATTCCCCACGCAAGGTTTACTCATCTTGCTTGGGAAATTGCCTCATGTCACGACCAAATGTGCCCGTTTCAAAGGTACGGACATGAGCCTGTTCCTTGATCGTAAGGAATATACGGGTGATCTGTTCAGTCAATTGGAGCAAGCAGAAGCCTTTATCAAAAACCACATCAATCTGCGTGGTGAAATCAAGGGATTGCAACGTACCGATACTTATGAACTCCCTGAGGCTGCTTTACGTGAAGCATTGACTAACGCTCTTATCCATCGTGATTACACCAATCAGGGACGTGACATTAAAGTGGGTATATACGACGATATTGTCAATATTGTTTCCCCCGGTGGGTTTCCTCGTACGCTGACGGCAGATGGTTTGCGTGAAGGCCGTTCCGAAATCCGCAATCGCGTCATTGCTCGTGTTTTCAAAGAATTAGGCTATATCGAACAATGGGGGACTGGCCTGCAACGGATCAAAAAAACCTGTCTTGATCATGGTTTGCAAGAGCCACGCATCCGTGAAATTAGCGATTCCATTGATATAGAATTTCAGCGTCCGCGAGTATCCGGCATTTCCGAAGTGCCGGATACCGCCGGATACCGCCGAATACTAACCAGCAAGAATCCGTAA
- the parC gene encoding DNA topoisomerase IV subunit A: MNYEGIETLPLQEYTEKAYLDYSMYVILDRALPHLGDGLKPVQRRIVYAMSELGLTAASKHKKSARTVGDVLGKFHPHGDSACYEAMVLMAQPFSYRYTLVDGQGNWGSQDDPKSFAAMRYTESRLTAYAKVLLQELGQGTAQWQPNFDGSLEEPTILPARLPNILLNGGSGIAVGMATDIPPHNLREVVNACLHLLDHPNATLQDLHQHIPAPDFPTEAEIITPAADFLALYEKGNGTFRMRARYEIEDGDIIITALPYQVSGSKILEQIAAQMQAKKLPLVEDLRDESDHEQPVRLVIVPRSNRVDVDMLMSHLFASTDLERSYRVNMNMIGLNGRPQVKNLLHILTEWLTFRRQTVTRRLQWRLDKVEKRLHLLAGLLVAFLNIDEVIHIIRTEDEPKAVLMRRFELTEIQADYILDTKLRQLARLEEMKIRGELDELEKEKETLLALLGSDTKLTSLIRKELKEDAKLYGDARRSPLQERAAAQVLDETALTPSEPVTVVVSKMGWIRSAKGHDIDPASLSYKQGDEFLTSVRGRSSQQVVLLDSTGRTYALPANALPSARGQGEPLTGKLAPPAGAKFQYALMSKDSDQYLLHSAEGYGFLCAFGEMQSRVKAGKVTLTVGEGVAILQPLLVTSIATDSLVLVSSSGYVLVIGLQDVPQLSKGKGNKLISLKKGGLGIADETVQFAAILPANAALLIRAGKQFKTIKGAELEEYRSERAKRGKLLPKGYQNVTGLEISVN; the protein is encoded by the coding sequence ATGAACTACGAAGGCATCGAAACCCTCCCGCTACAGGAATACACCGAGAAAGCCTATCTCGACTATTCCATGTACGTCATTCTTGATCGCGCATTACCTCATCTTGGCGACGGCTTAAAGCCCGTACAACGCCGCATTGTTTACGCCATGTCCGAATTAGGGCTGACGGCAGCTTCCAAACACAAAAAATCAGCGCGTACTGTCGGTGACGTATTGGGTAAATTCCACCCGCACGGCGACTCGGCGTGTTACGAAGCAATGGTGTTAATGGCGCAACCGTTTTCCTACCGCTACACGCTGGTGGATGGGCAGGGCAACTGGGGTTCGCAAGATGACCCGAAATCGTTTGCGGCAATGCGTTACACCGAATCGCGTTTGACCGCTTACGCCAAAGTATTGCTGCAAGAATTGGGGCAGGGCACGGCGCAATGGCAGCCGAATTTTGATGGGTCATTGGAAGAGCCAACCATTTTGCCCGCACGTTTACCGAATATTTTGCTCAACGGTGGCAGCGGCATTGCGGTGGGGATGGCGACCGATATTCCGCCGCACAACTTGCGTGAAGTGGTAAATGCTTGCCTGCATTTGCTGGATCACCCCAATGCGACCTTGCAGGATTTGCATCAGCACATTCCCGCGCCGGATTTTCCTACCGAAGCCGAAATCATTACGCCGGCGGCGGATTTCCTCGCGCTCTACGAAAAGGGCAACGGCACGTTCCGAATGCGGGCGCGTTACGAAATTGAAGACGGCGACATTATTATTACTGCTTTGCCGTATCAGGTGTCGGGCAGCAAGATTCTGGAGCAAATCGCCGCGCAAATGCAGGCGAAGAAACTGCCGTTGGTGGAAGATTTACGCGATGAATCCGACCACGAACAGCCGGTGCGCTTGGTCATCGTGCCGCGTTCCAACCGCGTGGATGTGGACATGCTGATGTCGCATTTATTCGCCAGCACCGATTTAGAACGCAGTTACCGCGTCAATATGAATATGATCGGGCTGAATGGTCGTCCGCAAGTCAAAAACTTGCTGCATATTTTGACCGAATGGCTGACCTTCCGGCGGCAAACGGTGACGCGCCGCTTGCAATGGCGGTTGGATAAAGTCGAAAAACGCCTGCATTTATTGGCGGGTTTGCTGGTGGCATTCCTCAATATTGATGAAGTGATCCACATTATCCGCACCGAAGACGAGCCGAAAGCGGTGTTGATGCGCCGCTTCGAGTTAACCGAGATTCAGGCGGATTACATTCTCGATACCAAATTGCGCCAATTGGCACGATTGGAAGAAATGAAGATTCGCGGCGAATTGGACGAATTGGAAAAGGAAAAAGAAACCCTGCTGGCGTTGCTGGGTTCCGATACCAAACTCACCAGTTTGATCCGCAAAGAGCTGAAAGAAGACGCGAAGTTGTACGGTGATGCACGGCGTTCGCCCTTGCAAGAACGGGCGGCAGCACAAGTGTTGGATGAAACCGCGTTAACGCCTTCTGAGCCGGTGACGGTAGTGGTGTCGAAAATGGGCTGGATTCGGTCGGCAAAAGGGCATGATATTGACCCGGCTTCATTGAGCTACAAGCAGGGTGATGAATTCCTGACTTCGGTACGCGGGCGTTCCAGCCAGCAAGTGGTGTTGCTGGACAGCACCGGGCGCACCTATGCATTGCCTGCGAATGCCTTACCATCGGCACGCGGACAGGGTGAACCGTTGACCGGCAAGCTGGCACCACCGGCAGGCGCGAAGTTTCAATACGCGCTGATGAGCAAAGACAGCGATCAGTATTTGCTGCATTCGGCGGAAGGTTACGGTTTCTTGTGTGCCTTTGGCGAGATGCAAAGTCGGGTGAAAGCGGGCAAAGTGACTCTGACGGTGGGCGAGGGCGTAGCGATTTTACAGCCGTTGTTGGTGACGAGCATTGCCACCGATTCGCTGGTGTTGGTGTCATCATCGGGTTATGTGTTGGTGATAGGCTTGCAAGATGTGCCGCAATTGTCCAAAGGCAAGGGCAATAAGTTGATCAGCCTGAAAAAAGGCGGGTTGGGTATTGCCGATGAAACGGTGCAGTTTGCGGCGATTTTGCCTGCGAATGCGGCGTTGCTGATTCGTGCGGGTAAGCAGTTTAAAACTATCAAGGGTGCGGAATTGGAAGAATACCGCAGTGAACGCGCGAAACGTGGCAAATTACTTCCGAAAGGCTACCAAAACGTCACTGGTCTGGAGATAAGCGTCAATTAG